A genomic window from Candidatus Kouleothrix ribensis includes:
- the rpoC gene encoding DNA-directed RNA polymerase subunit beta', translated as MLEINDFNAIRISLASPEDILGWSHGEVTKPETINYRTLKPERDGLFCERIFGPQKDWECYCGKYKRVRYKGVICDKCGVEVTRAKVRRDRMGHIALASPVSHIWFVKGTPSRLGLLLDISPRNLERVLYFASYIITTVDEEARAGMREVMQSEFAAKRDKIQGEAEGKRIELSSQLTQDLGGMESAQVSTQRRIEEDYKAQREALTTEAEALRSDLEEKTNEPTEEDIAFRGVTLAEEGELITEKVVDQLEELLDQELEALEARRQRDMADAELLTGAERERKEYEATQERERLQERLQRELDTLVREEKEKLELIDGLKMRRILTETEYRALREVAPGVFKADMGAGAIRDLIVRTVDLEKLGEDLQIEVQTTQGQRRKKATKRLRVVENFRKSGNKPEWMILTMLPVIPPDLRPMVQLDGGRFATSDLNDLYRRVINRNNRLKRLMELNAPEIIVRNEKRMLQEAVDALIDNGRRGRAVSGKGKHRLKSLSDMLKGKQGRFRQNLLGKRVDYSGRSVIVVGPNLKLHQCGLPKKMALELFKPFVMRRLVEKGFAHNIKSAKRIVERVRPEVWDVLEEVIQDYLVLLNRAPSLHRLSIQAFEAKLIEGSAIQLHPLVCAAFNADFDGDQMAVHVPLSRKAQEEARMRMISKYNLLSPAHGNPIITPSQDIVLGCFYLSLIKEGAKGAGKKFATIDEAMLAYDKGVVDIQAPIWVRMAGKPQGANDRQVRILAPADDGSPRMLIETSIGRIIFNGELLEPMQYRNRNVPKKGLQEIIADCYKYYTNLDNLSEDDLNSIRTMYPNVSSRDELARIFGSERTAEQADKIKSLGFKYATRGGMTVGVEDIQVPHAKIQILTDSDHLVNDVEKQYRRGLITEEERYQEIVKIWQDATKSTTEAVKQNLNPHGPVAMMVNSAARGNINQLSQMAGMRGLMSDPTGRIIELPIKSNFREGLTVLEYFVSTHGGRKGLADTALRTADAGYLTRRLVDVAQDAIITIDDCGTEEGLWLHRADDKDMLAELEDRVIGRILATPVAHPKTGEILADRNQEVDELLAHEFKQAGVHDVFVRSGLACQADHGICRACYGRNLATGKLVEIGEAVGIIAAQSIGEPGTQLTLRTFHTGGVASADDITQGLPRVQEIFEARSPKGKSILSEIDGTVEIIRDEDVRKIRVVSTDIYTDEQDLPEHFSPLVADGAEIGEGQVLAESNRADLGGDPIVSRLIGRVHFGDGKVVVVQEDREEREVVVPHSSRLTVGIENGARVTAGQHLTEGSADPQELLELQGKEAVQRYLVNEAQKVYRSQGVDINDKHIEIIVRQMLRRVRIEEPGDSGLLPGELIDAAEFGRLNAEVVSQGGEPATAATVLLGITKASLTTESFLSAASFQETTRVLTEAAITGKVDYLRGLKENVVIGKLIPAGTGIASRRVLAEDLMGELAAASRKGEIDGDERQTPADVRRAAELLGKGESAKQTSAADDEEIRRRLRALLEGTDDISSIDLDGGSDDDDMAQFMEALEAIDDIDTPDESGDTAE; from the coding sequence ATGCTCGAGATCAACGACTTCAATGCGATCCGCATCAGCCTGGCCTCGCCCGAGGACATTCTAGGATGGTCGCATGGAGAAGTAACCAAGCCGGAGACGATTAATTACCGTACGCTCAAGCCCGAGCGCGACGGATTATTTTGCGAGCGCATCTTTGGCCCTCAAAAGGACTGGGAGTGCTATTGCGGCAAATACAAGCGCGTGCGCTACAAGGGCGTGATCTGCGATAAGTGCGGTGTCGAGGTGACGCGTGCGAAGGTGCGGCGCGACCGCATGGGTCACATCGCGCTGGCCTCGCCGGTGTCGCACATCTGGTTTGTGAAGGGCACGCCGAGCCGGCTGGGGCTGCTGCTCGACATTTCGCCGCGCAACCTCGAGCGGGTGCTGTATTTCGCCTCGTATATCATCACCACCGTCGATGAAGAGGCCCGCGCGGGCATGCGCGAAGTCATGCAGAGCGAATTTGCCGCCAAGCGCGACAAGATTCAGGGCGAGGCCGAGGGCAAGCGGATCGAGCTATCGTCGCAGCTGACCCAGGATCTAGGCGGCATGGAGAGCGCGCAGGTCAGCACGCAGCGCCGGATCGAAGAAGACTACAAGGCCCAGCGCGAGGCGCTGACCACCGAGGCCGAGGCGCTGCGCAGCGACCTTGAAGAGAAGACCAACGAGCCAACCGAGGAAGATATCGCATTTCGCGGCGTCACGCTGGCCGAGGAAGGCGAGCTCATCACCGAGAAGGTGGTCGACCAACTCGAGGAGCTGCTCGACCAGGAGCTCGAGGCGCTCGAGGCGCGCCGTCAGCGCGACATGGCCGACGCCGAGCTGCTGACCGGCGCCGAGCGCGAGCGCAAAGAGTACGAGGCCACCCAGGAGCGCGAGCGGCTGCAAGAGCGGCTGCAGCGCGAACTCGACACGCTGGTGCGCGAGGAAAAAGAGAAGCTTGAGCTGATCGACGGCCTGAAGATGCGCCGGATCTTGACCGAGACCGAGTACCGGGCGCTGCGCGAGGTGGCGCCAGGCGTATTCAAAGCCGACATGGGCGCAGGCGCGATCCGCGACCTGATCGTGCGCACGGTCGACCTCGAGAAGCTCGGCGAGGATCTCCAGATCGAAGTGCAGACGACCCAGGGCCAGCGGCGCAAGAAAGCCACCAAGCGGCTGCGCGTAGTCGAGAACTTCCGCAAGAGCGGCAACAAGCCCGAGTGGATGATCCTGACCATGCTGCCGGTGATCCCGCCCGACCTGCGCCCGATGGTGCAGCTCGACGGCGGGCGCTTCGCGACCAGCGACCTGAACGACCTGTACCGGCGCGTGATCAACCGCAACAACCGCCTGAAGCGCCTGATGGAGCTGAACGCGCCCGAGATCATCGTGCGCAACGAGAAGCGCATGCTACAAGAGGCCGTCGACGCGCTGATCGACAACGGCCGGCGCGGGCGCGCGGTGAGCGGCAAGGGCAAGCACCGCCTGAAGAGCCTGAGCGACATGCTCAAAGGCAAGCAGGGCCGCTTCCGCCAGAACCTGCTCGGCAAGCGAGTCGACTACTCGGGCCGCTCGGTGATCGTGGTTGGCCCGAACCTGAAGCTGCACCAGTGCGGCCTGCCCAAGAAGATGGCGCTCGAGCTGTTCAAGCCCTTCGTGATGCGCCGGCTGGTCGAGAAAGGCTTCGCGCACAACATCAAGAGCGCCAAGCGGATCGTCGAGCGGGTGCGGCCGGAGGTATGGGATGTGCTCGAGGAAGTCATCCAGGACTACCTGGTGCTGCTGAATCGCGCGCCGTCGCTACACCGGCTGTCGATCCAGGCCTTCGAGGCCAAGCTGATCGAAGGCTCGGCCATCCAGCTGCACCCACTGGTGTGTGCCGCGTTCAACGCCGACTTCGACGGCGACCAGATGGCGGTGCATGTGCCGCTCTCGCGCAAGGCCCAGGAAGAGGCGCGCATGCGCATGATCTCGAAGTATAACCTGCTCTCGCCGGCGCACGGCAACCCGATCATCACGCCCTCGCAAGACATCGTGCTGGGCTGTTTCTACCTCTCGCTGATCAAGGAAGGCGCGAAGGGCGCCGGCAAGAAGTTCGCCACGATCGACGAGGCCATGCTGGCCTACGACAAAGGCGTGGTCGACATCCAGGCGCCGATCTGGGTGCGCATGGCCGGCAAGCCGCAAGGCGCCAACGACCGGCAGGTGCGCATTCTGGCACCGGCCGACGACGGCTCGCCGCGCATGTTGATCGAGACCTCGATCGGCCGGATCATCTTCAACGGCGAGCTGCTCGAGCCGATGCAGTATCGCAATCGCAACGTGCCGAAGAAGGGCCTGCAAGAGATCATCGCCGACTGCTATAAGTACTACACCAACCTCGACAACTTATCGGAAGACGATCTCAACAGCATTCGCACCATGTACCCGAACGTCTCGTCGCGCGACGAGCTGGCGCGCATCTTCGGCTCGGAGCGAACGGCTGAACAGGCCGACAAGATCAAGTCGCTGGGCTTCAAATACGCCACGCGCGGCGGCATGACCGTCGGCGTCGAAGATATTCAGGTGCCGCATGCCAAGATCCAGATCCTGACCGACTCGGATCACCTGGTGAATGATGTCGAGAAGCAGTATCGCCGCGGCCTGATCACCGAGGAAGAGCGCTACCAGGAGATCGTCAAGATCTGGCAGGACGCGACCAAATCGACCACCGAGGCGGTGAAGCAGAACCTGAACCCGCACGGCCCGGTGGCTATGATGGTCAACTCGGCCGCGCGCGGTAATATCAACCAGCTCTCGCAGATGGCCGGCATGCGCGGCCTCATGTCCGACCCGACCGGCCGGATCATCGAGCTGCCGATCAAGTCGAACTTCCGCGAAGGCCTGACCGTGCTCGAATATTTCGTGTCGACCCACGGCGGGCGCAAGGGCCTGGCCGACACCGCGCTGCGTACGGCCGACGCTGGCTACCTGACCCGGCGGCTAGTCGACGTGGCGCAGGATGCAATCATCACGATCGACGACTGCGGCACCGAGGAAGGCCTGTGGCTGCACCGCGCCGACGACAAAGACATGCTGGCCGAGCTTGAGGATCGGGTGATCGGGCGCATCCTGGCCACTCCGGTGGCTCACCCGAAGACCGGCGAGATCCTGGCGGATCGCAACCAGGAAGTCGATGAGCTGCTGGCACACGAATTCAAGCAGGCCGGCGTACACGACGTGTTTGTGCGCTCGGGGCTGGCCTGCCAGGCCGATCACGGCATCTGCCGGGCGTGCTATGGCCGCAACCTGGCCACCGGCAAGCTGGTCGAGATCGGCGAGGCAGTCGGCATCATCGCGGCCCAGTCGATCGGCGAGCCGGGCACGCAGCTGACGCTGCGCACCTTCCACACCGGCGGCGTGGCCTCGGCCGACGATATCACGCAGGGTTTGCCGCGCGTGCAAGAGATCTTCGAGGCCCGCTCGCCCAAAGGCAAGTCGATCCTCTCGGAGATCGACGGCACGGTCGAGATCATTCGCGACGAAGACGTGCGCAAGATTCGGGTCGTATCGACCGACATCTACACCGACGAGCAGGATCTGCCCGAGCACTTCAGCCCGCTGGTGGCCGATGGCGCCGAGATCGGCGAGGGCCAGGTGCTGGCCGAGAGCAACCGCGCCGACCTGGGCGGCGACCCGATCGTCTCGCGGCTGATCGGCCGGGTTCACTTCGGCGACGGCAAAGTTGTGGTGGTGCAGGAAGACCGCGAGGAGCGTGAGGTGGTGGTGCCGCATAGCTCGCGCCTGACCGTGGGCATCGAGAACGGCGCCCGCGTGACTGCCGGCCAGCACCTGACCGAAGGCTCGGCCGACCCGCAGGAGCTGCTCGAGCTACAGGGCAAAGAGGCCGTGCAGCGCTACCTGGTCAACGAGGCCCAGAAGGTCTACCGCTCGCAGGGCGTAGATATTAACGACAAGCATATCGAGATCATCGTGCGCCAGATGCTGCGGCGCGTGCGGATCGAGGAGCCGGGCGACAGCGGGCTGCTGCCGGGCGAGCTGATCGACGCGGCCGAGTTTGGGCGCCTGAACGCCGAGGTGGTGAGCCAGGGCGGCGAGCCGGCCACGGCCGCGACGGTGCTGCTGGGCATTACCAAGGCCTCGCTAACCACCGAGAGCTTCCTGTCGGCGGCGTCGTTCCAGGAGACCACGCGCGTGCTGACCGAAGCCGCGATCACCGGCAAGGTCGATTACCTGCGCGGCCTGAAGGAGAACGTGGTCATCGGCAAGCTCATCCCAGCCGGCACCGGGATCGCATCGCGCCGCGTGCTGGCCGAGGATCTGATGGGCGAGCTAGCGGCGGCCAGCCGCAAGGGTGAGATCGACGGCGACGAGCGGCAGACTCCGGCTGATGTGCGCCGTGCCGCCGAGCTACTCGGCAAGGGCGAGAGCGCCAAGCAGACCAGCGCGGCCGACGACGAGGAGATCCGCCGGCGGCTGCGCGCGCTGCTCGAGGGCACCGACGACATCAGCAGCATCGACCTGGACGGCGGCAGCGACGACGACGACATGGCTCAGTTCATGGAGGCGCTCGAGGCCATCGACGACATCGACACGCCCGACGAATCAGGCGATACTGCCGAGTAG
- a CDS encoding DNA-directed RNA polymerase subunit beta, translated as MPPLVEPVVLQPLIMPNDPGVDGLHRSNLERRSFARIQDAIAVPTLIETQINSFEWFRKEGLRELFDEISPITDFTGKNMELRFLDYAFGEPRYDEYECRERDMTFAAPLRVNVQLHILSTGELKESEIFLGDFPLMTENGTFVINGAERVVVSQLIRSPGVYFKEEKDPTSGRGLHSAKLIPNRGAWLEFETNKRDVVSVKVDRKRKIPVTILLRAVLAWNSQPNGEGHWSPDSELDQRGHDEDIIALFQHLDQTDHQYIKVTLDKDPARHAKEALMELYKRLRPGDPPTLENARSLLESLLFSPRRYDLAKVGRYKLNKNLWEKDPRPEARAAAPDQKVRVLRPDDIFKIVERLIELNNGKGAADDIDHLGNRRVRTVGELIQQQFRVGLLRMERVVKERMSLQDPETATPNALVNIRPVVAAMREFFGGSQLSQFMDQTNPLAELTNKRRLSALGPGGLSRDRAGFEVRDVHHSHYGRICPVETPEGPNIGLIGTMSTFSRVNEMGFLETPYRKVYREVLNATEWERQGLLLRDVRDLRNGDLIAARGSRIDKETAKRITTNLLRGQILREDIVDPSNGAVIAEAGSEINRAMAERIASTPLKTIKIRPIVSQEVDYLSADEEEKYVVAQANAPLDEFNRFREGSIACRFGDGEFVTEPIDRVDYMDVSPKQVVSVSTALIPFLEHDDANRALMGSNMQRQAVPLLRPDAPIVGTGMEYLAARDSGQVVVAKHDGIILSATGDRIVLLQDDGEQREYKLRKFMRSNQDTCINQRPSVLRGQRVRATEIIADSSSTDAGELALGQNVLVSFLPWEGGNFEDAILVSERLVREDIFTSIHIEKHEVEARDTKLGPEEITRDIPNVGQDSLRNLDDRGIIYVGAEVQPNDILVGKITPKGETDLTAEERLLRAIFGEKAREVKDSSLRVPNGVRGKVIDVKVFSREDDVELPVGVNQTVRVLLCQKRKISAGDKMAGRHGNKGVVSRVLPIEDMPFLPDGTPVDIILNPIGVPSRMNIGQILETHLGWAAAKLGFRVATPVFDGAHESQIHDMLETSGLPRDGKITLYDGRTGLRFDHPVTVGYIYMLKLAHLVEDKIHARSTGPYSLVTQQPLGGKAQFGGQRFGEMEVWALEAYGAAYILQEMLTVKSDDVVGRVKTYEAIVKGEPIQEAGVPESFKVLIKELQSLGLSVEVLSADEKPVELNDDVDSDMAALDGINLSGMERGEF; from the coding sequence ATGCCCCCCCTGGTTGAGCCTGTGGTTCTTCAGCCGCTGATCATGCCGAACGATCCTGGTGTCGACGGGCTGCATCGTTCTAACCTGGAACGGCGCTCGTTTGCGCGCATCCAGGATGCGATCGCCGTGCCGACTCTGATCGAAACCCAGATTAATAGCTTTGAGTGGTTTCGTAAGGAAGGCCTGCGCGAGCTGTTCGACGAAATCTCGCCGATCACCGATTTCACCGGCAAAAATATGGAGCTGCGCTTTCTCGACTATGCGTTCGGCGAGCCGCGCTACGATGAGTATGAGTGCCGCGAGCGCGACATGACGTTTGCCGCGCCACTGCGCGTGAATGTCCAGCTGCATATTCTGTCGACTGGCGAGCTCAAGGAGAGCGAGATTTTCCTGGGCGATTTCCCGCTGATGACCGAGAACGGCACCTTCGTGATCAACGGCGCCGAGCGCGTGGTCGTCTCGCAGCTCATCCGCTCGCCGGGCGTGTATTTCAAAGAAGAGAAGGACCCCACCAGCGGCCGCGGGCTGCACTCGGCCAAGCTCATCCCCAACCGCGGCGCCTGGCTCGAGTTCGAGACGAATAAGCGCGACGTGGTGTCGGTCAAGGTCGATCGCAAACGCAAGATCCCGGTGACCATCCTGCTGCGGGCCGTGTTGGCCTGGAACTCCCAGCCCAACGGCGAGGGCCATTGGTCGCCCGATAGCGAGCTCGATCAGCGCGGCCACGACGAAGATATTATTGCGCTGTTCCAACACTTAGATCAAACCGATCATCAGTATATCAAAGTTACGCTCGACAAAGATCCGGCCCGGCACGCCAAAGAGGCGCTGATGGAGCTGTATAAGCGCCTGCGCCCCGGCGACCCGCCCACGCTCGAGAATGCCCGCAGCTTGCTCGAGTCGCTGCTGTTCAGCCCGCGCCGCTACGACCTGGCTAAGGTTGGCCGCTATAAGCTGAACAAGAACCTGTGGGAGAAAGATCCGCGGCCCGAGGCGCGCGCGGCTGCGCCCGACCAGAAGGTGCGCGTGCTGCGGCCCGACGATATCTTCAAGATCGTCGAGCGCCTGATCGAGCTCAATAACGGCAAGGGCGCCGCCGACGATATCGACCACCTCGGCAACCGCCGCGTCCGCACCGTCGGCGAGCTCATCCAGCAGCAGTTCCGCGTCGGCTTGCTGCGCATGGAGCGCGTGGTCAAAGAGCGTATGTCGCTGCAGGATCCCGAGACGGCCACGCCTAATGCGCTGGTGAATATCCGCCCGGTGGTTGCAGCGATGCGCGAGTTCTTCGGCGGATCGCAGCTCTCGCAGTTTATGGATCAGACCAACCCGCTGGCCGAGCTGACCAACAAGCGCCGCCTCTCGGCGCTCGGCCCTGGCGGCCTGAGCCGCGACCGCGCCGGCTTCGAGGTGCGCGATGTCCACCACTCGCACTACGGCCGGATCTGCCCGGTCGAGACGCCGGAAGGCCCGAACATCGGCCTGATCGGCACCATGAGCACGTTCTCGCGCGTGAATGAGATGGGCTTCCTCGAGACGCCCTATCGCAAGGTCTATCGCGAGGTGCTCAACGCGACCGAGTGGGAGCGCCAGGGCCTGCTGCTGCGCGACGTGCGCGACCTGCGCAACGGCGATCTGATCGCCGCGCGCGGCAGCCGCATCGACAAAGAGACGGCCAAGCGGATCACGACCAACCTGCTGCGCGGCCAGATCCTGCGCGAAGATATCGTCGATCCGTCCAATGGCGCAGTGATCGCCGAGGCCGGCTCGGAGATTAACCGCGCGATGGCCGAGCGGATCGCCTCGACGCCGCTCAAGACGATCAAAATCCGCCCGATCGTCTCGCAAGAGGTCGATTACCTCTCGGCCGACGAAGAGGAGAAGTACGTCGTGGCGCAGGCCAACGCGCCGCTCGACGAGTTCAATCGCTTCCGCGAGGGATCGATCGCCTGCCGCTTCGGCGACGGCGAGTTCGTGACCGAGCCGATCGACCGCGTCGACTACATGGATGTGTCGCCCAAGCAGGTGGTGAGCGTCTCGACTGCGCTCATCCCATTCCTCGAGCACGACGACGCCAACCGCGCGCTGATGGGCTCGAACATGCAGCGCCAGGCCGTGCCGCTGCTGCGCCCCGATGCACCGATCGTCGGCACCGGCATGGAGTACCTGGCGGCGCGTGATAGCGGCCAGGTGGTGGTGGCCAAGCACGACGGCATTATTCTCTCGGCCACCGGCGACCGGATCGTGCTGCTGCAGGACGACGGCGAGCAGCGCGAGTATAAGCTGCGCAAGTTCATGCGCTCGAACCAGGATACCTGCATCAACCAACGCCCGAGCGTGCTGCGCGGCCAGCGCGTGCGCGCCACCGAGATCATTGCCGATAGCTCGAGCACCGACGCGGGCGAACTAGCGCTGGGCCAGAATGTGCTGGTGTCGTTCTTGCCCTGGGAGGGCGGTAATTTCGAAGATGCCATCCTGGTGAGCGAGCGGCTGGTGCGTGAGGATATCTTCACATCAATTCATATTGAGAAGCACGAGGTTGAGGCGCGCGACACCAAGCTCGGCCCCGAAGAGATCACCCGCGATATCCCGAATGTTGGCCAGGACAGCCTGCGCAACCTCGACGACCGCGGGATCATCTATGTCGGCGCCGAGGTGCAGCCGAACGATATTCTGGTGGGCAAGATCACACCCAAGGGCGAGACCGACCTGACGGCGGAGGAGCGGCTGCTGCGCGCGATCTTCGGCGAGAAGGCCCGCGAGGTGAAAGATAGCTCGCTGCGCGTGCCGAACGGCGTGCGCGGCAAGGTGATCGATGTCAAGGTGTTCTCGCGCGAGGACGATGTCGAGCTGCCAGTGGGCGTGAACCAGACTGTGCGGGTGCTGCTGTGCCAGAAGCGCAAGATCAGCGCCGGCGATAAGATGGCCGGCCGCCACGGCAACAAGGGCGTGGTCAGCCGGGTGCTGCCGATCGAAGACATGCCGTTCCTGCCCGATGGCACACCCGTCGATATCATCCTGAACCCGATCGGCGTGCCCAGCCGTATGAATATCGGCCAGATCCTCGAGACGCATCTAGGCTGGGCGGCGGCCAAGCTGGGCTTCCGGGTGGCCACGCCGGTGTTCGACGGCGCACACGAGTCGCAGATTCACGACATGCTCGAAACCTCGGGCCTGCCGCGCGACGGCAAGATCACCCTGTACGATGGCCGCACTGGCCTGCGCTTCGACCACCCGGTGACGGTCGGCTATATCTATATGCTCAAGCTGGCCCACCTGGTCGAAGACAAGATCCACGCCCGCTCGACCGGCCCCTACAGCCTGGTGACCCAGCAGCCGCTGGGTGGCAAGGCTCAGTTCGGCGGCCAGCGCTTCGGCGAGATGGAAGTGTGGGCGCTCGAGGCCTATGGCGCGGCCTATATTCTGCAAGAAATGCTGACGGTCAAGTCCGACGATGTGGTTGGCCGTGTGAAAACCTACGAGGCGATCGTCAAGGGCGAACCGATCCAGGAGGCCGGCGTGCCCGAGTCGTTCAAGGTGCTGATCAAAGAGCTACAGTCGCTGGGCCTCTCGGTCGAGGTGCTCTCGGCCGACGAGAAGCCAGTCGAGCTGAACGACGATGTCGACAGCGACATGGCTGCGCTCGACGGCATCAACCTGTCGGGCATGGAGCGCGGCGAGTTCTAG
- a CDS encoding SH3 domain-containing protein, protein MEPSATMKLELGLQRLAKAGTDADMLGLALQSIHGALEDTFRSQLAADTHVPEAQRADFLDPKKVQWRDLLDAMMLYRDLSQADRNLIWRTNGTRTRVAHGGRFSGSRADVEAYAALAQRLCGYTPPGPAATPAAPRPRPPAAPAKAQPGRQPAPTAAPAILPAIRSRPAPQQRSPIGWLAIAGVSLLLLALALITLVRNAALVPLLAVQPAAATAGLATLAPPSPAPVGTSMPPRVATVRADGGLHIRATPQETAPLLFTADDGTQVTVVDGPVNGTLHTWWYVDVGGRQGWCAGEYLSFGQAP, encoded by the coding sequence ATGGAACCTAGCGCCACCATGAAGCTCGAGCTGGGCTTGCAGCGCCTGGCCAAGGCCGGCACCGACGCCGACATGCTCGGGTTGGCGCTGCAGAGCATCCACGGTGCGCTCGAAGATACATTCCGCAGCCAGCTCGCAGCCGACACGCACGTGCCCGAGGCCCAGCGCGCCGATTTCCTCGACCCCAAAAAGGTGCAGTGGAGAGACCTGCTCGACGCGATGATGCTGTATCGCGATTTGAGTCAGGCCGATCGCAATCTGATCTGGCGCACCAATGGCACGCGCACCCGCGTGGCGCACGGCGGCCGTTTTAGCGGCTCGCGCGCCGATGTCGAAGCCTACGCTGCCCTGGCCCAGCGGCTGTGCGGCTATACCCCGCCTGGCCCGGCTGCCACGCCGGCCGCGCCCCGGCCGCGCCCACCCGCTGCGCCGGCGAAGGCTCAGCCTGGCCGTCAGCCCGCCCCTACTGCTGCACCCGCCATTCTACCAGCTATACGCTCGCGCCCGGCCCCACAGCAGCGCTCGCCGATTGGCTGGCTGGCGATTGCCGGTGTGAGCCTGCTGCTGCTGGCCCTGGCGCTGATCACACTTGTGCGCAATGCCGCGCTTGTGCCCTTGCTGGCGGTGCAGCCTGCGGCCGCAACCGCTGGCCTGGCCACGCTCGCACCGCCCAGCCCGGCCCCGGTAGGCACCAGCATGCCCCCGCGCGTGGCGACAGTGCGCGCCGACGGGGGGCTGCACATCCGCGCTACCCCGCAAGAAACGGCGCCCCTGCTGTTTACTGCCGACGACGGCACGCAGGTCACCGTTGTCGATGGGCCTGTCAACGGTACGCTGCATACCTGGTGGTATGTCGACGTGGGCGGGCGGCAGGGTTGGTGCGCCGGCGAATACCTGAGCTTCGGCCAAGCACCATGA
- a CDS encoding ABC transporter ATP-binding protein: protein MHLREFTIADEYTYDRRSAPRWVLAHVLRYPFMPGVFVLTAIGMAAAQSFGAVFVGRAFDTLIGGGNLAQLTSAALWVTAAYLGYGAFDIVNSLALRVLGQRVERDTRSELYLSLLGKSQTFLNRQSVGDLMARATYDVQQISLMIAPNSGLIIESLFALLVPLVTIAALRAELLLVPALFLISFTVAIGRYNRALQPVSSAMNQRFGALNAGLAETIGGMDVIKGFAHEPQAEQHFMDTARAYREMFVRSGVIQARYLPLLLYGLATGLAFGHALLLVLWGRLSLGQAIAFMTLMGTLHSPTMFSLTTFAAVQLGLASAARLLELITAKTELDENAIGLAQPIVGALAFEHVSFGYQEPGRMSQELDDGEPLLNSQFLVLRNISFEAQPGETIAIVGQTGAGKTTLSKLVNRIYDATAGRVLIDGVDVRDWSLGSLRSQIATIEQDIFLFSRTIAENIAFGARTPASREQIEAAAREAQAHAFIVQLPHGYDTVVGERGVTLSGGQRQRIAIARAFLTNPRILILDDSTSAIDSATEDQIQQAMRRIQKGRTTLLITHRLSQIRQADRIVLLKNGMLIAQGTHAELLAASAAYRQIFTRGAQPAAVSTRTQCDSKF from the coding sequence ATGCACCTGCGCGAGTTTACGATCGCAGACGAATACACCTACGATCGCCGGTCGGCGCCGCGCTGGGTGCTGGCGCATGTGCTGCGCTACCCGTTTATGCCGGGGGTATTCGTGCTCACCGCGATCGGCATGGCCGCAGCGCAGAGCTTCGGCGCCGTATTCGTCGGCCGGGCCTTCGATACGCTGATCGGCGGCGGCAACCTGGCCCAGCTCACCAGCGCGGCGCTGTGGGTCACTGCGGCCTACCTGGGCTACGGTGCCTTCGATATTGTCAACAGCCTGGCGCTGCGCGTGCTGGGCCAGCGCGTCGAGCGCGATACGCGCAGCGAGCTGTACCTGAGCCTGCTCGGCAAGAGCCAGACCTTCCTCAACCGCCAGTCGGTCGGCGACCTGATGGCGCGCGCGACCTATGATGTCCAGCAGATCAGCCTGATGATCGCGCCGAACTCGGGCCTGATCATCGAGTCGTTATTCGCGCTGCTGGTGCCACTGGTGACGATCGCCGCGCTACGGGCCGAGCTGCTGCTGGTGCCGGCGCTATTTCTGATCAGCTTCACGGTGGCGATCGGCCGCTACAACCGCGCGCTCCAGCCGGTGTCGAGCGCGATGAACCAGCGCTTCGGCGCGCTGAACGCCGGCCTGGCCGAGACGATCGGCGGCATGGATGTGATCAAGGGCTTTGCGCACGAGCCGCAGGCCGAGCAGCACTTCATGGATACGGCGCGGGCCTACCGCGAGATGTTCGTGCGCTCGGGCGTGATCCAGGCGCGCTACCTGCCGCTGCTGCTGTATGGCCTGGCCACCGGGCTGGCCTTTGGGCATGCGCTGCTGCTGGTGCTGTGGGGCCGGCTCTCGCTGGGCCAGGCAATCGCCTTCATGACCCTGATGGGCACGCTGCACTCGCCAACCATGTTCTCGCTCACAACGTTCGCTGCGGTGCAGCTGGGCCTGGCCAGCGCGGCCCGCCTGCTCGAGCTGATCACTGCGAAGACCGAGCTGGATGAGAATGCCATAGGCCTGGCCCAGCCGATCGTAGGGGCGCTGGCCTTCGAACACGTGAGCTTTGGCTACCAGGAACCAGGCAGGATGAGCCAGGAGCTGGATGACGGCGAGCCGCTGCTCAATTCGCAGTTCTTGGTTCTGCGCAATATCTCGTTCGAGGCCCAGCCCGGCGAGACGATCGCGATCGTCGGGCAGACCGGCGCGGGCAAGACCACGCTGAGCAAGCTGGTGAACCGGATCTACGATGCCACAGCCGGGCGGGTGCTGATCGACGGCGTCGATGTGCGCGACTGGAGCCTCGGTAGCCTGCGTTCGCAGATTGCCACGATCGAGCAGGATATCTTCCTGTTCTCGCGCACGATCGCCGAGAACATCGCCTTCGGCGCGCGCACGCCAGCCTCGCGCGAGCAGATCGAGGCGGCCGCGCGCGAGGCCCAGGCCCACGCGTTTATTGTGCAGCTGCCGCATGGCTACGACACCGTGGTGGGCGAGCGCGGCGTGACGCTCTCGGGCGGGCAGCGCCAGCGCATCGCGATTGCGCGCGCGTTCCTGACCAACCCGCGCATCCTGATCCTCGACGACTCGACCAGCGCGATCGACAGCGCCACTGAAGATCAGATCCAGCAGGCCATGCGCCGCATTCAGAAGGGCCGCACCACCCTGCTGATCACGCACCGGCTGTCTCAGATCCGCCAGGCCGACCGGATTGTGCTGCTCAAGAACGGCATGTTGATCGCTCAGGGCACGCACGCCGAGCTACTGGCCGCCAGCGCCGCCTACCGCCAGATTTTTACCCGAGGCGCGCAGCCGGCGGCGGTGAGCACCCGTACCCAGTGCGATTCCAAGTTTTGA